A stretch of DNA from Ovis aries strain OAR_USU_Benz2616 breed Rambouillet chromosome 14, ARS-UI_Ramb_v3.0, whole genome shotgun sequence:
CTCCAGGCCAGCCGCATCTGTGCTCGCTGCCATGCCACCCTGTAGGGACCCACCTTGGTCACCTCCCAGCCAAGCTCCTCCCCCTTCCACCAGGGCTCGGCGTATCACTGCCTCTAGCTCAAAACCTGCAAGGCTGAAGTTTCAGGCACTCTGCCACACACTCTCAGAGCTGGAGATGGAGCTGCCTGAGGAAGGGGCCAGTATTCAGTGTCTGACTGGGCCCCAGAGCCATGAGGAAGAGCACTGAGAGGAAAGGTCCTGTCACTTAATGCCAGCCTTGGCTCAGAGTGGAGTTCAGAAGATGAAATCATGATCCTTGCACCAGGCTGGGAACAGAGTGGCACTGTCCAGAAAAGCTGTGAGGGCAGCAGCTGGGGCTATGGCTTTGTCTGGCCCTGGCACAAGGCCTGCTTGGGTGGAAGTGAGGGTGGCAGATCAGGCCCCCTCCTTGGGAGTTTCATGCCAAACTGGGTCAGGCCCTGGCCAGGCTGCTGGTTGGGCAGGTATTTAGTGAGGACGGTGTCTCTGTCAGGGTCATGAGGACTCACCCCAGGCTGAGATAGGAGCCAGGGCACAGGCAGGGGTGCATGCCCCAGGCAGGGGAGCAGCTGGCCCAGCTGCGACCTTGTTACTATTTGCTGTTAAACAAAAACATGAAGGAAGGGGGAACTTGGGGCTGGCCTGGCCACAGTTTGTGAAGCCTGGAGACAGTTGCTAAGGGAGGGTGGTGCTGCTTGGAGAATGTTGCTAAGGGCAGGATGGTGTCAGGGCGACTTAGGGAGAAGCTCCCAGtgctgctgggctgggctgggctggagaaTGGGCTTACGGGTGGGGCACACCAGCACTCCCAGCACCTGGGGCACAACCATGGCTTCCTGGCCCCTTGCCAGCCACTGGCGCTGTAACCTCCCAGTTTGTGGAGTTTAGGAGCAGGAGATTGTGGGGGGCTAGCCTGagttggggttgcagagttatgAGCCCTGGCCCTGTTATCTTCACATCTACCCTCTGCACTTAAGCACACTTCCCCCATGTCTATACCTTCACACCTTCAGCCCTCCGTGGAGGCCTCCTGGCCACACCCTGAGCACCACCACACTAGCCCACACTCCACAGCTGAGAGCACTCAGCCCTGGCCATCCATGCCCTCAGCCTTATTCCCACTGACCACACCCTTAACCTGGTACTCAGACTTCCCTAACCACACCAGCCCTGCACTGAAGAGTCCCCCACAGCCCTCACTGCAGTCCTCTGACCACATCCACAGCCCAGGAACTGGGGCCTGGACCACTCCATCAGCATTTAGCCCCCACACATACACTAATAGCCCTGTATTAAGGCCCCGCAATAATACCCTCAGCCATGCACTGAAGGGTCTTCCCTACACTTGCCCACAGCCCCCACTGCATTCCTGGACCACACCCTCAGCTCTGCACTGAAACTCCCTCCATGTAACACAGCCTGGTACAGAAGCCTCCCTGACCACACCCTCAATGCAGCCCACCTCTATCCGTACCCCCAGAAGCCCTGGAACTAGGTCTCCTGTCCACACACCCACAGCCCTTACTGAGACCCCTAACCAGAGCCTCACAACTCACCCTTTCTCCACACACCTGCAGCCCCTGACCACACCCTCTATAACCCCCTTGTCCACACACCCACAGGCTTTCGTTTCCAGACTCCCAGGTACTATGCTGTGACACCCCTGTGTTGAGACTCCCATCTCCTCCACAATAGCCTCCTGACCACACCCTCAATTGTGTCCTCAGCAACTATCTTCCACCTCTCCCTTTTATACTAGAGCCTCCGGTGACCACAGCCTGAATCCCTGCCTGCCTAGCTCCCTTCCACTACCACTGGCCTTAACACTGAAAACCCTCTCCGGATCAGCACACACACCCATCCCTAAGTTGTGGCTTTGGGAACTGAGAGCACCCGCAGCTCCTACATTGCAGCGACTCTGCAGGCCCAGGCTCCCTTTGAAACAGCACTCCCCTTCCCTGTTCCTGCACTGCAATCTCCCACCAGGGACCTGGAGGAGACAGCACTTTGTTCACTAAGGCTAGTCTGAGGAAGTTTGAGTGCCAAGGGATGCTTGTCCCAGGGACGTTAGCATGACTCTGCACCCATGCTCGCTGCTGTCTGTGAGAAGATGGATTCTTGGTAATGGCAGGCTGATCAGGTGGCACCAAGTGACAGGCCCTAGTCCCAGGGGtctgcaggctcctctgggacACCTGGAGTCATCAATCAGCAAgcagttgggggtggggtggaacaCTTGGGCCCAGGGCAGGGCCGCTCAGCTGGCGTCCTCAGCTCAGGACCATCCCGGGTTGGGACCGCTCCCACGCCGCTGTCACCCCACCCCCTTCTTATCGTGCTGGATACTGACTAGAATGGCTGGCGCCGGGATTTCCTACCGTTTTCCACTTCGTGGTTGCTCCTACAGTGCGCGTTCGATGGGCAGCACGCAAGAATGAACCGATGGTCGTAGGAGACTTAGGCGACTCGGCAGCTCTGCTCCCTGCCGGCTCTGGGGCGGGACTGCAGCCGGGGCGGTTCCGCTGTATTATCCCTTGTTTCTTGGTCTCCATAGAGACGGTGAGCCCCACCTTCGGGGCTGTCCCAGCTCTAGAGTGACCAAGGTCACACTGGCTCCACCTACCCGACCCCGCCTTCTCCCCTCTCCGCTGGGGGCGGAGCTGCTGCAACTGTCTCATCGCGCTGCTCCCCGGGCAGCTCTGTGGCGGGGAAAGCCAGACCTTTGTAGTTCTGGCGGTCCTTGGAAGACCCCCATCCTGGCCTCCGCCCGAAGTTCAAAGCTGGTCCCCAGCGTCAGGGGAGATCCAGCTTCCCAGAGCAGCAACCAAAAAGGCCTTTGGTGGGGGACtggcgcggggcggggggggggggggggcgggggaggggagacaTGCAGAGGAGTGAGGCGTCCCTTCCCTTAGTGACATGGGGTCTAGAGCTGGCTCAAGACCACAGCTCTCCAATGAACGTGTAGCATCCCAGGTCACAACTTCGGGTCACTGGGGGCGGGAGGGGACAGTGAACGAATCCTGAGTGCTCCGGGATCTACACCAACGTTGGCCTTGCGGGCGGGGAAAAGCTCCTGGACCTCCTGGGTCCGCACCCTCATTTATTCTCACCCCACCCGGGTATCAGCCTCGGCATCTCTGCTTCCGCTGCTGCCTTCCTAACACAAATGctgctttccttctctctccaagTGCAAACCCTATCTTCAAGAAAAATAACCTCCGCTAGGGAGCTTCTAGGGCCTTTCCCAACCAGGAGCCTGGTACTTGAGTTTCTCCATATGACAATCTGGATGGCCACCCAATGTGGGGgacccatctcaccctctgctcctAGGCCAATAGGCAATGATGCGGCTCCAAGAGGGCCCGTGACCCCTGTCATTAAGAAAGTGTGCACCAAGTCCGCAAAAGCATAAAAAAGTTTATTGGAGTATCACAGCTGGTTGGGTGGGTATTGCTGAGTAGTGGAATGGGGAGTGGGGCCGATCCTGCCGGCCCTTAGGGGCCCCTAAAGTGCACTCTGTGCGGCGGGGATGGGGTTTTGCATAGAGAGTCGGTCCCGCCGCTCCTCCGCCATCCCTGCTTCTCCGCCCAGCTAAGCCAGATCAGCCTCCGGGCCGCCCCGCACGCGGGGCTTGCCGCTGCTCGGGCTCACGAAAACCGCGGGTGCAAGCGCCTGCAGCGCCAGCCGGGGCTCTCGGAGCCTACCCACCGGGGCGGCCAGAGCGGCGCTGCCTAGGcgcgtctgagccactgggatcTCGTCCAAGGACTCGGCTGACGCCGAGTGATAGGCTCCTACAGGGCTGGCGTCCGCGGAATCCGACGATGAGCTGGAGCGGCGGCCGGGGGTCCGGGGCCCTATTGGGGTTGGAAGAGAACGTAAGACTAGGAGCTGCTAGTCACTAAGGGCCCTACCTTTCTCTCCCTTGGAGCTGCCGGAGCAGATTCCGGTCAGGAAGGGACGCTCACCCGGCAGCCTGGGCAACTGGGGCTCTCGGTCTAAGGTCCCAGAGGTCGGTACCTTATACATGCGCCGCTTCCTCTTTTTCTGCAGAGACAGGGGGAAGCCTGAATAATCCTTCCCCAGACCTTACCTCGCCAAAAGACGCGGAGGAATGGAGAGGGTAGAGGCTTGTTTCCCATCCCCTTCCACCTGGGCAGGAGCCCAGCACAGTGCCGCCTACCTGGGGTGGTATCCGGGGGGGCAGAGCGAGAGTCTCTGAGGAGGAGGGCGGTGGAGGCTCCACTTGGCCGCGGGTGGCAAGGAATCGGGAGGGACTGAAGGGGAAGTGCGAGGGTAAGTGCTGGATGCTGTTGTTCCTTCAAATACCACCCTGTTGGAGGTTCTAAAATAAGCCTCCCTTCCTGGCTGGAAGGAGGCATTGATCTGTCCAAGGCCACATTGGGCTGGACCAAGACCCATGCCTTGGCTTTGGCCTAACTCCTTTCTCCCACCTCATTGCCACACCAGTGGGAGATGTGAGGTGGCACTTGCCCAAGTTGCACTCACTTGGCATTCACTGCGGCAGGCCTGGCCTGGCCAGGGGGCTCTGGGCGCACATGGCTGAAGGTCCGCATGTAGAGCTCCATCTCCTGGGGAAGGTGGAGGTGAGGGAGGCTGGGAAGCCAGGTATGGGTCCAGGGCCTCCTGGGTCCTTAGGCCCACTCTGTCTAGGACACACCCCCTTACTGTTCTCTTTGGGAAGTGTGGGCAAAGAGGTCTAGGGCTGTTCTCTAGGCTTCCCAGTTATGCTGGGAAAACCCCAATGCAGAATGAGGCTTAAAACACCTGTGTTTGTACCTTACCCCAACCCCATTGTTTTCCTCACTTCAGTCAAATTCCACCTCCTCCGGGAAGCCTCCAGCCTCATGGGTCCAATGTACCCAGTCTAGGGCTGTTCTGGCCAAGTGGGGGTGGGGCAAAGAGGGACTCAGAGAGGCCTCCTCTTGCTCCTGGCTCCTTCTAACTCTTCAATCTCTAAACCAACTTTTTTCCCTGGTTGGGAGACCCGGCACTTCACACACTCGCATGTGCACCCGCGGCTGCAAGGCTACATGCAGGGATCCATGGCTCCCTGAGAGCTGAGTCCTCAGAGTACTAGACACAATCTCAGCTGCTGGAGGGAAGTGGGGGGATGAGTGGTCTCCCCAGCTTCTGTTGGTAAACGGAAGGCAATAAGTGGTGGAAAAAACAGCGCCACGGTCCCACCTGGGACCAGGCTTATGGGTGAGTTCTCTGTCTTGTTTAGTTGCTGATCCTCGCAGTGACCGTTGGAGCAGCAGACCCAACGCCTGAAAGTGAGGCCGGAGGTAGCAGCAGTGGCCTGGGCTTGCACCCTGGCACGCAGCATGCGCCTCTGCCGCGCCAGAGAGGACTGCATGTGAGGAAACAAAAGCCAGAAAAGAGGCCAGAGATGGGAACCTAGCGGAGGATGTGGGGCGGAGCCAGGATGGCGAGGCCCCGCCCCCATCGGGCTCGGGGCAGGGCACCGGACAGCTGTCGCTGGCTCCGCAGTTGTTTCCATGGAGACCCAGGCGTCCTGACTAATGCAGAGAAGACACTGTAACAGCAACGCCGTCTCTAAAACAAGCCTATGTTTGGGGGCAACGGCTCCAGAGTGGGGCCCCTCCCGCATTCCTgctcagggtgggggtggggaggctgccTGCAGGACAGCCCTAGCAGGTCTCGGGACGAGCCCAGCCAGTCACGGGTTGGCTACACAGATGCGGAGAAGGAGGCCCCAGGCAAGCCCTGTGTGCAACATCTGCTCAGGCTGGCCCTTTGGAGAGGACTGTGGGGGTGCCAGCCTGAGAAGGGGAGCCTTGGGAAAGAGGAAGGGGTCAAAGCCCAGTCACAAGGACTGGGACATCAAGGTAATCCTTCCCCCACACATTTCCTCTGCACCAGTGTGGACTTAGTACCCTCCAGGGCCCAGGAAAGAGGAGGCAAAGCCTACCCTGGTGCTCCTGGGGTCCAGAAGCGGAGGACTGAGGGCAGCAGTTGTAGAGGATCATCCCAGAAGCCTGACGAGTCACAATGAGACAGGAGCCAGGCCCTAGCCAGCTGGGGAGGTTTGAAGGTGCCACCAGGGTGTCCCCATTCAAACTCCCCTCCTCACAGCTGTCCCTACAATCCTCCCTGAGACCTTCAAAACATGCCCATTCCTGAGTGGTATAATACATGGAACCTCTTCACCTCAGCTCTCCACCCTGCTCCCTCTGCGAAGGTCTCCCTCAGGTCATTTTCAGATGATATTAAGTGCCCTGGCTGCTGGCACATCTAGCCTCGAAGCCTAAGCAGGCAGTAACTGCAGAGCCAGGGCCCTGAGCCTTTGAGTTTGGGGATCCCAAGGCCAGCCCAAATGGGCACTGTTGTGAAGCTTGAAGTCTCCTGCTTACCTCTCTGAGCTCTCTCCTCTGCGAAGTGGGGTGATGCCCACTCCCAGGATGGCTGCCACTGTGCTTACAAGGGTTCAGGGCCCAGCACTAGGGCAGGTACACAGCAGtgtggcaggggttggggggaggtttCTCCACTAACAGCCATCACTCCCCCAGGCCTTCCCAGACCTGGCAGCCTGGCCCATCCCATGGCAATGAGAAGAGGAGAGGTGGGGTCCCAAACCCTTCCTCAATCCACCCACTTGCCTGTGTTTGTGTCCAGTTGCCATGAGGACTTTGTATCCAGAACTCAGCCTTCCCAACAAGGCctgcctgggccccctgccttccCAGTCCCTGGGGGCTCCAAAGAcaggcccaccccacccccagctgttGACCTCAGGAAGCCAAGGGGCGTGGGAATGGGGATAGGCTGATTAGCAGCTGGGCTGGCCAGGCCCTGAGCCTGGGCTGGAGGATTCCTGCTTCAGAGTGTGGAGACCTTAACTCTTCCTAGACCcagcttttaaaatctttcttggCCTCAATTTGTTCATCTGCAACATGGGGATAGTAGCATGACCTGCCTCATGGGCTGTTTCAAGATTTGAATGGGATAATGGGTATAAAGGCTCAGGGTCACAGGTGAAGAGATCTGATGGCTCCATCCCGGTGACCCAGTCCTCGGTCcatccctctctcttctccttcagccCCACCCTGCCCACTTCCAGGCTCCCGCTTTCTGCACCCTCCAGCGTGTGCTTGGAGCCTTTCCCCTGGGGTCAGGGAAATGCAGGACTCCCTCTGGCTGTGCTCACACTTGAACAAGCAGGCACATGCTTAGTACACACTTGCCCTCGCCCCTGCTGCCTCCAGCACCCCCTACCAGCTGCTATTCCAGGCCTGCTTCCCTTTGCCCTGTCTTATCATTGACTACTTGCTGCGTAGCCCACCACCCCTCCCACACCCCTTCTCCCACTCCCTCAGCATTCTGGGACACTTCTATACCTGAATGGGCCGCATCTTCGGGGGACATGACTCGAGCTCCCTGTGGGCCCCCTTTGCCTCCTGTGGTGGACGATGCTGCACAATGTACTCGTAGGTGGTGAGCTTGTGCCACACTGGGGGGTGAAGATAGGGTTCAGTGTAATGGAAAAGGAAGGTGAACCTGGGGTTCAGAAGGTGAGGAAGGGTACCCAGACGCAGGCTAAAACCCATTGTGTCCATATACACTAAGCCATAGAGTAAGACGAGTCACCATTAGAGAGCCAGCACCAGGAAGGGGCATAGTTTCAGGGCTCCACAGCCCAAACTGGGTAACTTCCTCCAGCCTAGGGACCCCATCCCCTGCAAGGCaggtgtgggtgtgtatgtggggCGGGGTGGCACTTACTGAGATAAATGTGGAAGCAGAGCAGGTGGCCGAGCAGGGCTGTGGAGAGCAGGCCCAGAAGGATGAgtagggcagccagagccaggatGGCAGGAGCCTGCGTCTCCACAGGGGCGGCAGGCAGGAACACGAACCACACATCTGTGTGATTCTTCAGGACTGCAAGGCACGAGCAGACTGTGCTCAGCCAGGGCTATGACAAGTGACCAGAACAggctagggggtgggggtgggcctgGAACCCAGACTGACCTTCAAAGTGGCGGTTGGTACGCAGCCGCATGGGGTTGACAAAGAACTCCACAAAGACATAAGTGGCCACCAGTACGAGGAGCAGGACACCCAGTAAGGCAGATGCCACACTGTGTAGAAAGAGCCTGGGCCCAGCCATGGGCAACTGTCAGCACCCAGGTGCTCCAGCTGGGCAAGGGCCCAGAGCTCAGAAGGGCCAGTGGTTGGGAGGGGGAGCTGGGCCTCTGACCCCACCGCCCTAACTCCTCAGGAAGCCGAAGGCTTAGGGCAAAGGTGAAGATAGGCAGCCACCCCCAATAGGCTCTCCACCTTTCCCTGGGCCAAGAGGAGAAAGATTCCAAACCTACCCTCAGCCCTGTCAGGTGGAAGCCATGGAGAGCCTCACCCTCAGACCAGCGCACAGGTCTCCCAAGTACCTCCCATCCTCTCCTGGCCCCATATGAAGGTTCAAGGGCCCTGGTTCACACACTTCAACATGCATCCCCAGGTACCCCTGTGGTCCGGATCTGGGTCTCACCGGTAGTTCCTCTCGCCCACACAGTTGTTGAGCCACTTGCAGTGGTGGTCAAAGCCGCACACGCATTTGTTACAGGCGCTGCAGTGCTTGGAACGAGCACTCCTGCGGTGGGAGGGGGCACAGAGCGATCGCGGGCGTACCCCACCCTCTGTTGACCATCCTGGCCTGGGGGTTGCCGGTTCTGTGCCTGGAGCGGGTCACTCACCCGCGCCTAAGCGCAGAGCAGAGCGCATCTACAGGGAGCGTGCGCGCCCTCTGGTGACGGGCACGGTGGGGCGGGACACCTAGAGGAGACAGCGCTTCTGAAGGGGTGGGGAGGCGCAGGCGGGAAGGGAGGTGTACCCAGGGATGAGAGGAGTAGACAGCGCTATACTGTCCCCCTCTGGAACTATGCATATGGGTGATGGTgatatgaaatgaaaatggaggtTCCTTTCCAAGCAAGGACCCCCTTTCTCCAGTCAGGAGACAATGCAGGTATGGGGCCAGGTAGCAGAAGAGAGCAAGGCTGCTGGACCCATTGCTTGCATTGCTCTTCCTGatatcaccattttttttttttttttgagtctctGCTTCTCTGCCAGACTGTGGGAATTTTTCTGGCATTCTTCCAGAAAACTCCAGTCTATCTGGGATAAACCAAAGGAGCCAAAGGGAGCAGGGCAGGCAGACATCTGGGTGAGCAGCAAGCAGTTCACCACAGGGGATGAGGGGAGGCCAAGTTAGGGATGCAAGTGAATCTCCCTGCCCCATGGAGGAAACAGGAAAGCCCAAAGGAGAGTGGAAAGATAAGTTTCAGTCCCCTTTCGCAGAACAGAATGGAGCCCTGGAACAGGCAACAACTGCCAGAGTATCCACTGAGGAACAGAACACTGACTGGCGTCTAGTGAAGGAAAGGATTGTCTGATGCCAAAGTCCTCAGCATCTTAACACCACTGGCTCTTTCTCTGTCCTATGGACAGAGCTCCTTCAACAAAATTCCTGGGTCTTAATATTAAAAgttggtgtggggtggggggagctagCCTTGAACCATACCCAATCCCAGATCCCCTTCTCAAGGCTGAGAGACTGGGATGCTCCAGGGAAGGGCCTAGGGAGGCAGTCTGGACCAGCCACAGCGTTTGGGCTCTGTACATTCTAACTCCTCAATGCGACCTGGAGTAAGTCACTTGGCTTCTCTGGGGCTCAGAGTTGTGCATAAACAAGGATAACAGTATATTGTCTCCAGCTCCAGGCAGGCTGGGTTGTGAATCCGGCTCTGCTGCCCAAGAGCCATATGACCAACCTCAGCCTTTCGGAGCACTGGattcttcctcttctgtgaagtGAGAAAGATGTTACCCACCCTGCAGGGTGGTTGTTCATAAGCACTTAGCACATGATAAATACTTGGGTGTTAGCTTCTGTTAGTTCCCCTCCCTGCCCATACCTGGGGATGCTAGTGAGAGAAGGGGGTGGTTACTGGCAGAGTTAGTCATTAGCAATGTTTGTAGCAGTGCCAAATGTTTCCTACTTTAACTGATGGAAATGCTATTCCTCATCTTCTGCTTCCAGGCACCTTCTCCTTCACCCAGTTCTCTGTCACTCCACCAAGATTCTTGACTGTGTGAAATATGAGGGTTCTGAGGCTTCGGGACAACCGTGAAGGCTGGGCATGCCCCTGTCTGCCTTGAGCTCCCGCTGGCAGTTCCCCAGGCGCGCTCATCGGTCACACACACCCAGTCCACATGCACTCACACATCCACGTCGCACAAGTTGCAGTGTAGGTCTTCAATGACGTGTGCATGTTGGCTGCGGTTGAAGATGGGCAGAGGCCCTGCATAGCTCTTGTCCCGCACATTGGCATCTGCTGGATCGATGGAAACAGCAGTCAGGTGCACCACGAGGTGACCAGCAAAGATGGCGCCCATGCACTGGCCCAGCAGGTTAAAGACTCACCACACTGCTGGTTGAGAGCCCACCCCTACTTCCTGTGGCCAAAGAACTGTTCTCTACCTGTATCCAATTCCCCAGTGCAGAGACTCTGCCTGTGCTACCTCCTATCTCCAGTCCCCCAAGAGCCTCCTTGTCAGACATCTCTAGCATACCCATGCCCTAGATGGAAGAACAGAGGGGCTATCTGGTAATGGAGCTCACAAATCAGCACTGCTGCTGTTGAGGAGACCAACTACAGGGCCCTGGCCTCACTGCCCCAGACGTGGTGCAGACCCTGGCTGGTCTTACCTCAGAATCTGACCTGGTTTCAGATTCTGAATGGTGAAATAAGACTAAAAGAGATCCTCCTCTAAGGTTGAAGGACCCAAAATATAAACTCTAAGCTCATTTATCTTGCTTCTGAGAAGGATGCAAACATCCCCTCCCAGAAGCCAGGCCAGCTGGAGAAACACTTGCAGACAGAGCCTCATAGACCCACTGCCTCCCTAGTCCAGAGTTCAGGTACTTGGAATCCTGGGGCTGAATGGGATGGCCTGACATGTTTAAGGGCTGGCCAGTGGGCACATGGCCAATTCCTGAAACACAGATCTTCCAGGACCTATCTGCTCAGCAACTGGACCAAAGGCTGGGCACAAGTATGCAGACAACTTACTGCAAAGTGAATGTGTAAAACTTTATAAATAGATTCCACCCAGTCAGCCATCCACCCTCCATCTagttattcatccatccatctgtccttTTGCTAGCCAGTCAGATATCTCTCCATCATTTATCCTCCATCCATCAGCTGTCCAacctccttttttcttcctcctcccagcAGCCAAATTTTCTTACACGTCTGCAGGAGCCAGGCTCCACCCTAACTTGCTGTACCAGAGCTGACAGAGACAATCCTGTGACCCACCACAACCTCTCTATCCCTACAACCCTGGCTCTGGATCAGGCCTTCACCTCTTGCTTGTTGGGCTATTCCATAGTCTCTGGACTCTGCTCCTCCTGTCTGGGTCCCCTTGAGTGTACTCTTCACTTGGTCCTGAAGTGAGCTCCGAAAAGCTTAAACTTAAGGCCTTGACTGCTTAAACCCCTGCAGTGGCTTTCAATGGCTCTCAAGCTAAAGTTTACTCTTCAGGTTCAATGCTCATGGCCCCTTTCATTCTGGCTCCTCTCAAACCTCTTGGTATTACCAACCACTACTCCTCACCATTCCAGCCTCTTTTCAGACACACTGAATGTGGGCAAACATTTAGTTTCCTGCCTGCTTCAATACttctcccactccccaccccctggttcattcattcaactattTACTGAGGTCTTTCTCTACATCAGCCACTGGGGCATATGGCAGGAACAAACAGACTTGGTCCCTATCCCCAAGGAGCCCACAGTCTTGCAGGAAACACAGATGTTAATCAAAGAGTAGGTTGATTGTGATAAAGTTCATGGGACTATGTGAGTTTGCAACTGGGTGACCTCCTCTAGTCGAAAGGGATATGGGAAGCTTCTCTGAGGAAGTATTATGTCAGCTGATACCTGGAGTGGCACAGGAACCAGCAGGAAATATAAAGAGGAAAGGGGGCCTGGCTGGGTGCCGGGAGCAAGCAGAGCCCCAAATAACAGGGTGGCTGATGTGTGGTTCTAGCTCAACTCGTTGGTGCCATGCCAGAAAGAGAGCCTATGTCACCAAATTCTGGCTTTTCTAAACCAGAAATCTGGATTTGTATCTGGATGTATGAGgcatctcatttttttaatttttaaaattttaaaatgctgacaaagaaataagtaatttttaaaatgtacctgCTGAAGAAGCCCTTCAGATATGTCTATTTAGTGTGTTATTAtcactcaattttaaaaaatctataggCCAAACTGGCCCATGGACTGCTAGTTCTTGACTTCTGACTTAGCTGGGTATtgggatggagagaggagctaAGGGCTTCCACAGAGACCAGTGTTGTCACAACAGAAcaacagaggaaataaaataagatgaTGATGGGGAAGTGGGCAGAGTCCAGAATGTGGAGAGCCTTGAGGATCTTGAACCTTATGGCAGGAAGAAGCCATTACAGGGTCTTAGTAACTTtatcatttttgtattttgaaaggGCACTCTGGctgcagagagagacagactggCTGGAGTGAGAGCATGTGCAGGGAGACCTGTTTGGAGACGAAATGATCATCTAGGTAAGAGAGGCAGCTGGCAGTGGAGAGAAAAGAGGGCAAATACAATACCTTTTGGGAGGCAAAATCAACAGGACCTGATGACTGACTGGACATAGATGATGAAGGGAGAGGGTGGAGCCAAGAATACCGAgcgagggcaggaggaaggaaggcGGGGAGCTGAGAGCAATAGAAGCGCATTTGGGCCCCTGGTGATGTTGGTCTACATGGCCCTCCTCCTGCACCCACATTCTGCTGAATGAGTCCCTACCCTCTTACTTACCAAGTGATGATCTCCACACTACTAGGTTTT
This window harbors:
- the ZDHHC1 gene encoding palmitoyltransferase ZDHHC1 isoform X6; amino-acid sequence: MLGSWIPLQSNWERASHSSLPLLLKHDCRHGALGSSLGLLRLMLSLLFLPLEMNICNKPSNKTAPEKNVWTAPAQASGPSPELQGQRSRRNGWSWPPHPLQIVAWLLYLFFAVIGFGVLVPLLPHHWVPAGYACMGAIFAGHLVVHLTAVSIDPADANVRDKSYAGPLPIFNRSQHAHVIEDLHCNLCDVDVSARSKHCSACNKCVCGFDHHCKWLNNCVGERNYRLFLHSVASALLGVLLLVLVATYVFVEFFVNPMRLRTNRHFEVLKNHTDVWFVFLPAAPVETQAPAILALAALLILLGLLSTALLGHLLCFHIYLMWHKLTTYEYIVQHRPPQEAKGAHRELESCPPKMRPIQLARAWLLSHCDSSGFWDDPLQLLPSVLRFWTPGAPGRWSSTCGPSAMCAQSPLARPGLPQ
- the ZDHHC1 gene encoding palmitoyltransferase ZDHHC1 isoform X5, whose product is MLGSWIPLQSNWERASHSSLPLLLKHDCRHGALGSSLGLLRLMLSLLFLPLEMNICNKPSNKTAPEKNVWTAPAQASGPSPELQGQRSRRNGWSWPPHPLQIVAWLLYLFFAVIGFGVLVPLLPHHWVPAGYACMGAIFAGHLVVHLTAVSIDPADANVRDKSYAGPLPIFNRSQHAHVIEDLHCNLCDVDVSARSKHCSACNKCVCGFDHHCKWLNNCVGERNYRLFLHSVASALLGVLLLVLVATYVFVEFFVNPMRLRTNRHFEVLKNHTDVWFVFLPAAPVETQAPAILALAALLILLGLLSTALLGHLLCFHIYLMWHKLTTYEYIVQHRPPQEAKGAHRELESCPPKMRPIQLARAWLLSHCDSSGFWDDPLQLLPSVLRFWTPGAPGPLWRGRGACCVPGCKPRPLLLPPASLSGVGSAAPTVTARISN